GTCGCCAGCAATGTAGATAAACAGCGTATTCTCGAGTTGATCGAGATCCTCAATCGCTTTCACGAGTCGGCCGACTTCGTGGTCGGTATGTTCCGTGAATGCGGCGAACACTTCCATCTGCCGGGCGAATAGCTTCTTCTCATCCGCAGACAGGGTATCCCAATCGCGGATATCCTTCGGCTTGGGGGCCAACTTCGTTCCCGGTGGCACCACTCCCAGCGCAATTTGCCGCTTCAGCGTCTCTTCTCGCAGCTTGTCCCAACCGCCGTCGAACTTCCCACGGTAGCGATCGACCCACGATTTCGGCACATGATGCGGGGCATGGGTTGCACCCGGTGCATAGTACAGAAAGAACGGTTTGTCTGGTGTCAATGATTTCTGGAAGCGTGCCCAGGAAATCGCCTGATTGGTCATATCGGTAGTGAAGTGATAATTCGGGTCATGCGGTGCTTCCACCTTCGCCAGACCGTCATAAATCAACGGCGCAAACTGATTGGTTTCCCCGCCGATGAACCCGTAAAACTTGTCGAACCCCGAACGAGTCGGCCAGTGATCGGTCGGACCAGACGGACTCACTTCCCACGGGGGTGTCTCGTGATATTTGCCGAAAGCCCCGGTGCAGTAACCGTTTAGGCGCAGCACTTCGGCCATCGGCGCAATGCGATTGGGGCGAACGCCGGTGTATCCGGGGAATGCCGTCGCCACGTCCATCACCGCCCCGGCATTCGCGGAATGGTGGTTGCGGCCGGTCAACAGCGCCACCCGAGTCGGCGAACAGAGCGCGGCCACATGGAAATGATTGTACCGCAATCCGCCCTGAGCGAGTCGGTCGAGCGTCGGAGTCGGCACCGGCCCGCCGAACGTGCCCACTTGACCAAACCCCATATCGTCCAGCAACACCAATACGACATTTGGAGCATTCTTCGGGGCCGTCACCGCAAATCGCGGCGGAGCTTGGGCATTGCGGGCATCGAGTTGGAGAATCGGCTTGGGAATCGGTTCGGGAATCGGCAACACGCGGCGATCCAGCTTCGGCTCATCCGCCGCTTCCACGGTCAGCCGAGCCGTCAGCGACCAAAGACACGCGATTCCCACCAGGCTCGCAACGGCTATCCGCAATCGGGTCGATCGAATCATAACTCCTCCGAGCGAAATGACTTGCACCAGACGGGAGACGAGGTGTCAGGCAACCACCTCAAACCGCGCAAGTCGATCGTCTGTTCTACGCATTCTGCGGTGGCGACGAAATGATTTTTTCGGAATCGACCAGAATTCCATGCGAAAATTCGGTTTCAGAATCAACAGACTACCCATCACGACGGACACATCCCCCGCATCGACTCGAATCGGCATGCAACAGCATCAGATGGGTAGCGTGCCTTCGACCGATGATCCGTCACGGGCGGATGGTGGCATACGGCGAATAGCGAAAATACTTCGGTTGCCGATCGATTCGCACATGGAGCCACGGCACCCCCGCGCCGGCGGTACTCAACCAAATTGGCGAGTCGCCTGGATGCGCAAGCAATTGCTGGGCAACGGTTTGCCACAAATCATGAATCTGCGCTCGCGGGGCAGTTCGGACAAATGCCGCGAGATGGGGATAGGCCGCGCGATCGGCCTGTTCCGTGGGTGCGATCAGCATGGCATCGCCGCCGAGATTCGCAAACACGGCCACGGATGCATGTTGCGACAGATGCTCCGCAAACGCGGATGGATCGGCTTCGTGGTGCAACTCCGGGGCATTCAGAATCACACACTCAAACGGCATCCGGAGCGACTGCCGAGTCAACGGCGGCAACTCCCAGCGGAACGCGGCAAACGGCATCGCTGCCAAAATCGCCGTCCATTCGTCCCGCCAACTCGCCGTATCTCGCCATGCGGTCAGCACTTGCGAGACGGTCATGATTCCCACACTCGGCAGCAGACGAATCCGCCGCAGCTCGCCGTCATCAATCACCTCGAACGCGGCCGCATCCATCGTTGGCCCCATTGGGTTCCGCAAGGTGGAATCCAGCGTATCACTCACCCGCGAATCGGTTCGGGGGCGTGGTCGGCATCGTTCATCGGGTCGGGGGTCGGGTCGGGAGTCGGGTCGGGGATCGCGTCGAGGCGTTCGTCGATGGCGGCGGCGTAGTCGGCGGATAATTCCACACCTAAGTAGTTGCGGCCCAAGCGTTTCGCAGCGGCGAGCGTGGTCCCGGAACCGGCAAAGGGATCGAGTACCCAATCGCCGGGATTACTCGACACGCGAATGATGCGATCCAATACCGCTTCCGGCATCTGACAGGGATGCTCCGTCCGCTCTTTGAACGTGCCACAAACGCGAGCGAAGTACCAGGTATCACTTCCCGGCGGGAAACATCGCGGATCTTCTTGCGGACGTAAGACCCAGGTATCATCCGGGAGTTTGCCTCGAGGATTGGCCCGACGATCCGCGTAGGTCGTTTGCCGCGCGGAAGGCACCCGGACGGCATCAGCATGGAACGTGAACCGCTTCGGATCGGCAACGTAATACAAAATATGCGCATGCGAGCGATTGAATTTTCGCGTGCAATTCACCCCAAAGGTGTAATGCCAGACAATCCAATTGCGCATTGATAATCCGAGTGCATCCAAACGCACTTTTAAT
This DNA window, taken from Tuwongella immobilis, encodes the following:
- a CDS encoding DUF6940 family protein codes for the protein MSDTLDSTLRNPMGPTMDAAAFEVIDDGELRRIRLLPSVGIMTVSQVLTAWRDTASWRDEWTAILAAMPFAAFRWELPPLTRQSLRMPFECVILNAPELHHEADPSAFAEHLSQHASVAVFANLGGDAMLIAPTEQADRAAYPHLAAFVRTAPRAQIHDLWQTVAQQLLAHPGDSPIWLSTAGAGVPWLHVRIDRQPKYFRYSPYATIRP
- a CDS encoding DNA-methyltransferase, with product MSQSPSATQLLSHPQVLTGDCLTQLAQLPPHCIDLAFADPPFNIGYEYDQYDDRRSRADYLQWTDAWLAAVKRVLKPTGAFFVAIGDEYVAELKVRLDALGLSMRNWIVWHYTFGVNCTRKFNRSHAHILYYVADPKRFTFHADAVRVPSARQTTYADRRANPRGKLPDDTWVLRPQEDPRCFPPGSDTWYFARVCGTFKERTEHPCQMPEAVLDRIIRVSSNPGDWVLDPFAGSGTTLAAAKRLGRNYLGVELSADYAAAIDERLDAIPDPTPDPTPDPMNDADHAPEPIRG